A genomic segment from Lignipirellula cremea encodes:
- a CDS encoding amino acid aminotransferase, with amino-acid sequence MFETLQMAPPDAILGLTEAFKADSNPAKINLSVGVYQNGQGVTPILDSVKQAERRLIDSETSKGYLGIDGLPAYAARVRELLFGADHEILTAARAATVQTPGGTGALRVAADFVVESYPDARIWCSKPTWANHPNIFKAAGLEVKQYSYLNAEGIGLDFEGMLRDLSEAKVGDVICLHACCHNPTGVDPTPEQWAKIGDLVQEKGLLPLVDFAYQGFGDGLTSDAAGLLELARPNAELLVCSSFSKNFSLYGERVGALTVVASDTNSAQAVLSHMKARVRSNYSNPPRHGASIVAEILGCAELRQLWEQEVDEMRGRIKQMRSQFVAAMKERKGDQDFSFIDRQRGMFSFSGLTPLQVDELRKRYSIYIVGSGRINVAGMTEKNLPTLCDAIAAVL; translated from the coding sequence ATGTTTGAAACATTGCAAATGGCGCCCCCCGACGCCATTCTGGGTCTGACCGAAGCTTTCAAGGCCGACTCCAACCCCGCCAAAATCAATCTTAGCGTCGGCGTTTACCAGAACGGCCAGGGCGTTACGCCCATCCTGGACTCGGTTAAACAGGCCGAACGCCGGCTGATTGATAGCGAAACTTCCAAGGGATACCTGGGCATCGACGGCCTGCCGGCTTACGCGGCTCGGGTTCGCGAACTGCTGTTTGGGGCCGATCACGAAATCCTCACCGCCGCCCGGGCCGCCACTGTGCAGACCCCCGGCGGAACCGGCGCCCTCCGCGTTGCGGCCGACTTTGTGGTGGAGAGTTACCCGGACGCCCGGATCTGGTGCAGCAAGCCGACCTGGGCCAACCACCCGAACATTTTCAAGGCGGCCGGCCTGGAGGTCAAGCAGTACAGCTATCTCAACGCCGAAGGGATCGGGCTCGACTTTGAAGGGATGCTGCGTGATCTGAGCGAAGCGAAGGTCGGCGACGTCATCTGCCTGCACGCTTGCTGCCATAACCCGACCGGCGTCGACCCCACGCCGGAACAGTGGGCGAAGATTGGCGACCTGGTCCAGGAAAAAGGGCTGCTCCCGCTGGTCGACTTCGCCTACCAGGGATTCGGCGACGGTCTGACGAGCGACGCCGCCGGCTTGCTGGAACTGGCCCGGCCCAACGCCGAGCTGCTGGTCTGCAGTTCGTTCTCCAAAAACTTCAGCCTGTACGGCGAACGGGTCGGCGCCCTGACGGTCGTTGCTTCCGACACCAACTCGGCCCAGGCGGTGCTCAGCCACATGAAGGCCCGGGTGCGGTCGAACTATTCTAACCCGCCCCGCCATGGCGCCTCGATCGTCGCCGAGATTCTGGGATGCGCGGAACTGCGCCAGCTGTGGGAGCAGGAAGTCGATGAAATGCGGGGCCGCATCAAACAGATGCGCAGCCAGTTCGTCGCCGCCATGAAAGAACGGAAAGGGGACCAGGACTTCTCCTTTATCGACCGCCAGCGCGGCATGTTCTCCTTCTCGGGCCTGACCCCGTTACAGGTGGACGAGCTGCGGAAGCGTTATTCGATTTACATCGTCGGCAGCGGCCGCATCAATGTGGCCGGCATGACGGAAAAGAACCTGCCCACGCTCTGCGACGCCATCGCCGCGGTGCTGTAA
- a CDS encoding phytanoyl-CoA dioxygenase family protein has translation MDRQPQFSMTPEIDQLSQTPREFCFIPADPTAPTTLTRKQVAHYNEQGYVKGLTIFSPEEMLDLRAYFDQLLADVLAAGGDSYSISTAHLKHGRVYDLLGHPRIVAYVQDLLGEHVIGWGSHFFCKMPHDGKQVDWHQDATYWPFSHTRTVTVWLAIDDADRENACMQFLAGSHHQGVLPFRESSNQSNVLNQAIDVGDRYGDPIDVELPAGQISLHNDLLVHGSQANDSDRRRCGLTLRYCAAEVRAGLDWNQKGIVVAGADPSGHWANPPRPASD, from the coding sequence ATGGATCGGCAACCGCAGTTTTCAATGACGCCGGAGATCGACCAGTTGTCGCAAACGCCGCGGGAGTTCTGCTTTATCCCGGCAGACCCCACGGCGCCGACGACCCTCACCCGCAAGCAGGTGGCCCACTATAACGAGCAGGGGTACGTGAAAGGTCTCACGATCTTTTCACCTGAGGAAATGCTCGATCTGCGGGCCTACTTCGACCAGCTGCTGGCGGACGTGCTGGCCGCGGGCGGGGACAGTTATTCGATCAGTACGGCCCATCTCAAGCATGGCCGGGTTTATGACCTGCTGGGCCATCCGCGGATTGTCGCGTATGTGCAGGACCTGCTGGGCGAGCATGTGATCGGCTGGGGGTCGCACTTTTTCTGCAAAATGCCGCACGACGGCAAGCAGGTCGACTGGCACCAGGACGCCACCTACTGGCCGTTTTCGCATACGCGGACCGTGACCGTCTGGCTGGCGATCGACGACGCTGATCGGGAGAACGCGTGCATGCAGTTCCTGGCCGGCTCCCATCACCAGGGCGTGTTGCCGTTCCGCGAAAGCTCGAACCAGAGCAACGTGCTCAACCAGGCGATCGACGTCGGCGACCGCTATGGCGACCCGATCGATGTCGAGCTGCCGGCAGGGCAGATCTCGCTGCACAACGACCTGCTGGTGCATGGCAGCCAGGCGAACGATTCCGACCGTCGCCGCTGCGGGCTGACGTTGCGTTACTGCGCCGCCGAGGTGCGGGCCGGCCTGG